In Vitis vinifera cultivar Pinot Noir 40024 chromosome 4, ASM3070453v1, the genomic window CTTTCCTTGTGCTTTTTTGTCCCGAGTTTGGTGAAAGTTGACAATTTTGATTGGTTTCGTCATTTTGTGCTTTGATTTAATGCACTTGATAGCTGTATGATTTATACTCTGTGATCATGGAAAGAAAATTGATGTTAATAATTGACTATGGTGGTTTCTTCAGGGTTTCGAATACACAGACCCATCAAATTGCTGCTAGAAAAGAGAAGCAGATGGAAACCTTGAGAGCTGCTCTTGGTATAAGCATGCCAGAAGTTGATGTGCAAAAACAGGACAAAGTCCTTGATTCAGGCACTGAAGAGGTGGATGATGATAAACCAAGAAACACCCAAAAAgatgatgaaaatgatgaaagcATGCACtatgaaaaagatgaagctttcCAAGATAGGGAGATCATGAGGGAAAGACAAACAACCAAACGCAAGCAGCAAGACAGCAAGAAGAGAAGAGATGGAGATGATCCTTCTGATACAGATAGTGGTGGAAAGCATGGAAAGGCTATTAAGAAAAGTTATATTAGGAGTGGCTCAGTTGATGATTCTGATGTTGACActgagaagaataaaaaaactttgaagTCTGAGAAAAACAGAAGACATAAGAGTGGTGCCACTGATGATTCTGATTTTGACACTGACAGTGGTGGAAAACAGAAAAAAGGAATTAAGAAGTCTTTCAAGAGTAATTCAGTTGATTCTGATTTTGACACTGAGAAGAAgcaaaaaacttcaaaatttaagaaaagcaAAAGGCATGACAGTGATGATTCAGGTtctgatgatgattttgatgtGCGGAGTTCCAAAAAGGAAGCTGAGAAGCATGTCAAAGCTCATAAAAGGCATGACTCAGATGATTCATATTCTGATGATGGTGTACCTATCAGTAAAACTCAAAAAGGGAAGCAGCATATGAAAGCAAGCAGACGGCATGATTCTGATGATGAATATGATACTGATAGTgagaaggaaaagagaagaaaccaaGTGGAAAAACAGAGGAATCGGCTGAGTGGGAGCCGCAGCAGAACAGAGAGAAACAGTACTTATAAGGAGGATCACAAGAAGACTGACAAAAGACATGGGAGTGGTGGAAGGTATGTTGCTTATAGTGATTCAGATTCTGATAGAGCTAAAATACACCAAAAGGAAAACATTGAGACCAATGAAAGGCATGGGAGTGGAGGAAGGTATGTTGCTTATAGTGATTCTGGCTCTGACAAAGCTAAAAAACACACAAAGGAAAGCATTGagcaaaataggaaaaatagaaaGCATGGTGTTGGCAGGGATGATTCTAGTGAAAAAAGAATAGGGAAGAGTAGAAGGCATGACAGTGATGAGGACAGCTCTGATCGTGATGACAGGTATGATGGGAAAATTACTAAGCGCAAAGCAACAGAAAAGGACCCAGAGTCTTCCACTGATGATAGTGATGACAGTATCAGTGATGATTCTAAGGAGGAAAGCAGCGACAGTGATTCAGGCAGCAGTAGTAGTGATTACAAACATGAGAGAAAAGATATGAATAAGTCCATGAGGAAAAGCAAAAGTGGTGATGGAGCTGATGTGAACGCCAAAGGTGAGCGCGGTGCGTATGGAAGTGATcatagaagaaaggaaagaagtGATCTCTacaatgatgatgatggtggatTGGGTGCATTGAAGAACTTAGAGAACAAACTGTACCAGTCGAGGGGAAATATTATGCATGGATCTGGCTATGGAAATCAAGAAATAACAAAAGGTAAAAGAAAGCTTGAAGATGGACAGGATGAGCAGCCAGAGTCAAAGTCTAGAAATCGAAATTCAGGGAAAGAGGTGATGCAGAAGAGGGAACATCGGAAGGAAACTAAAGTTGAATTTGAGTCAAATAGTAGACCAGACAAGAGTAAGGATGATCAGAAGAGAGAAGATTATTCAAGGTTGACTCGATCTGGAGGAGGGAATTATCAGGATGATGTAAAAGATGGAGGCAGAATTCGAGGTAAAGATGATGAGCCATGGCATGGAAGTAGGAGGAATGACAGGGATCATGAAAACCATGGGGGAAAACGAAAGCATGGTAGGGATGAAGAGGAGGATAGAAGGAGAACACACAACAGAGATGAAGAAAAGAGACTTGAGTATAGAAGGCATGAAAAAGATGAGGAAGAGAGGCAGCATGCAGGTAGAAGGCATGAAAAAGATGAGGAAGAGAGGCAGCATGCAGGTAGAAGGCACCGAAGTGAGGAGGAAGAAAGGCAGGCAAGCAGAAGGAATGAAAGTGATGAACGAATGTATTCATCAAAGAGAGGTAGGGATGATGATTCTCGATCCAGTAAGAGAAGAAGGTATGAGAGTGACAATAGCGATGACGATTTGGCAAGGCGTCGAAAATGAAACTGCTTGATCTTCAATCTGGAGGTATCCATGGTGAGTGGATCAGATGCGAACttaatatgttttcttttctaagtCCTTGAAATTTGTCTAGATAAATATTTTGAGTGCCTCCTACAACTGTGTAGATCACCTTTTTAAGTTAAGTAGCAGCAGCAACAATTTAATATAGCTTGTTGGGGTTCTTGCCACTGCCCTGAATCAGGTTTCTGCATTAGGTTGAGCACTGTCAGCACTTGCTTATTATCCACCAATGACAATGTTTATCTAACCTATTGAATAATAGCGCAAGCATGTTACTTGCAGTAACAGTTGATGGCCATGTATTTTATAGGGAAGCAGCGTTCACTTTTTATTGTAGTGGGCTTAAGTGGTTAACATTGCTGGTGGAATTTTTATACCATGCATTCCATCAAACAATACTTTCTTCGCCTTGTGAATGCCATGTGATTACACCAACCTCTATAGTCTCTAGTAGGTTAGTGTTCTGGCTTTAATTTATTGCTATCATCCTCAATAAATGATGAAAGTCTTTCTGATAAGCATGAAAGTGTTGTGATTTTCAGTTAGAACATCTCCAATCTCCTTCTTTATCCTAATGCGGATTATCAAATCCATTGATCCATCATGATACTGATCTTTGTGATTTTTCTTTGGATGTTGCAGTTTTCTTAATTTGGTCGGAGTTGATTTATCTGTAACCGTGTTAAAGCTGGCTAAAGCCGAAGTGATGCAGTGTGAAGCAGAGTGAGGTTGGGAATGTATGAATGCGACTCTCTTCCGTACCTCCCTCTCCTCTCTGAATTCTGAAACCTGTTTGTAATGCGAGTTAACATATCTTGCCGTTTAATGTTTCAATGGATTGATTGCTATGTAgattaattgttttcatttggtCCTTGCTTTGTGACTCTTATAAAATGATAGGGAAACTCCTTTTAGTCTGGCCTGTTTAAATGGATTATGCCATCATATTCAGCCATCCAACATGTCAGGCAACACAGGAATGCCTTTTCCTGGGGCCAACTGTGACTTTTTGTTGAAACAATTTTGGTTAATATACCGTTCTACTTACTTGCCAGTTTTGGCAGCTACAGCAAGCACGACCTGCTCCAAATGACCCTCCCCTTGAACTTATATAGGAAGCGGGACGTAATActttgtgattggttttcttgttctGGCCAGCAAATATCTCTGtcatttcttttttgtattattattattattatttaaatcatAATATCTCAGGACTTGTAAAATTCACTTAAAAATACACAGTATCTTAGGACTAGTGAAATTCACTTAACAATACACAGAAT contains:
- the LOC100256073 gene encoding uncharacterized protein LOC100256073 — translated: MYNGIGLQTPRGSGTNGYIQTNKFFVRPKSGKVAYDSGKGFEGDQGTAGVTKKPNRDILEHDRKRQIQLKLVVLEDKLVDQGYTDAEISEKLEEARKTLEAAAASEAGGGASAIGVSDKKVSNTQTHQIAARKEKQMETLRAALGISMPEVDVQKQDKVLDSGTEEVDDDKPRNTQKDDENDESMHYEKDEAFQDREIMRERQTTKRKQQDSKKRRDGDDPSDTDSGGKHGKAIKKSYIRSGSVDDSDVDTEKNKKTLKSEKNRRHKSGATDDSDFDTDSGGKQKKGIKKSFKSNSVDSDFDTEKKQKTSKFKKSKRHDSDDSGSDDDFDVRSSKKEAEKHVKAHKRHDSDDSYSDDGVPISKTQKGKQHMKASRRHDSDDEYDTDSEKEKRRNQVEKQRNRLSGSRSRTERNSTYKEDHKKTDKRHGSGGRYVAYSDSDSDRAKIHQKENIETNERHGSGGRYVAYSDSGSDKAKKHTKESIEQNRKNRKHGVGRDDSSEKRIGKSRRHDSDEDSSDRDDRYDGKITKRKATEKDPESSTDDSDDSISDDSKEESSDSDSGSSSSDYKHERKDMNKSMRKSKSGDGADVNAKGERGAYGSDHRRKERSDLYNDDDGGLGALKNLENKLYQSRGNIMHGSGYGNQEITKGKRKLEDGQDEQPESKSRNRNSGKEVMQKREHRKETKVEFESNSRPDKSKDDQKREDYSRLTRSGGGNYQDDVKDGGRIRGKDDEPWHGSRRNDRDHENHGGKRKHGRDEEEDRRRTHNRDEEKRLEYRRHEKDEEERQHAGRRHEKDEEERQHAGRRHRSEEEERQASRRNESDERMYSSKRGRDDDSRSSKRRRYESDNSDDDLARRRK